One Engystomops pustulosus chromosome 7, aEngPut4.maternal, whole genome shotgun sequence DNA window includes the following coding sequences:
- the GCHFR gene encoding GTP cyclohydrolase 1 feedback regulatory protein isoform X1, whose product MPYILISTQIRMETGPTIVGDECSDPALMEQLGATKRTVLGNNFAEYVVNEPPRVTLDRLEALGFRVVSMTGVGQTLVWCLHKE is encoded by the exons ATGCCCTATATACTGATCAGCACCCAGATCCGCATG GAGACCGGACCCACAATCGTCGGGGATGAATGTTCTGATCCAGCCCTGATGGAACAGTTGGGTGCAACAAAAAGGACGGTGCTGGGCAATAACTT TGCAGAATACGTTGTGAATGAGCCCCCACGCGTCACGCTGGACCGTCTGGAAGCTCTTGGATTTCGTGTCGTCAGTATGACCGGGGTGGGACAAACTCTTGTATGGTGTCTGCATAAAGAGTAG
- the GCHFR gene encoding GTP cyclohydrolase 1 feedback regulatory protein isoform X2: protein MPYILISTQIRMTGPTIVGDECSDPALMEQLGATKRTVLGNNFAEYVVNEPPRVTLDRLEALGFRVVSMTGVGQTLVWCLHKE, encoded by the exons ATGCCCTATATACTGATCAGCACCCAGATCCGCATG ACCGGACCCACAATCGTCGGGGATGAATGTTCTGATCCAGCCCTGATGGAACAGTTGGGTGCAACAAAAAGGACGGTGCTGGGCAATAACTT TGCAGAATACGTTGTGAATGAGCCCCCACGCGTCACGCTGGACCGTCTGGAAGCTCTTGGATTTCGTGTCGTCAGTATGACCGGGGTGGGACAAACTCTTGTATGGTGTCTGCATAAAGAGTAG
- the DNAJC17 gene encoding dnaJ homolog subfamily C member 17, producing MAGGKSTASKELMQMDLYGLLGTDPEATEKEIKKAYRQKALTCHPDKNPDNPRAAELFHQLSQALEVLTDGAARAAYDKLRKAKEAAAKRTQKLDDKRKKVKLDLEAREKEAQARVTEEEEAQVAWTLEQEIIRLREEGSRQLEEQQRLVREQIKLEKTQGNRSSNPDAAGPARLKLKWKCKKDDESRGGYTEDVLQRLLHKYGEVLNIVVSSKKKGSAVVEFASFKAAELAVRNEAGLVNNPLKISWLDAPPPSAIPETVGKTAPGIFSNSAKDSLRSDRDYESLVLMRMRQAAERQRLIEELQKEDEEADT from the exons ATGGCTGGAGGGAAGAGTACGGCGTCCAAGGAGTTAATGCAGATGGACTTGTATGGGTTGCTTGGGACAGACCCGGAGGCTACTGAGAAAGAG ATTAAGAAAGCGTACCGACAGAAAGCTTTAACTTGCCATCCAGACAAAAATCCAGATAATCCCCGAGCAG CGGAGCTATTTCACCAGCTGTCCCAGGCCTTGGAAGTGCTGACTGATGGAGCAGCCAGG GCAGCGTATGACAAACTTCGGAAAGCCAAAGAAGCCGCAGCAAAGAGAACTCAGAAACTCGATGATAAAAGAAAGAAGGTGAAGCTCG ATCTTGAAGCTAGAGAAAAGGAAGCACAAGCCCGCgtcacagaggaggaagaggcCCAGGTCGCGTGGACGTTAGAACAAGAG ATTATACGACTGCGTGAAGAAGGGTCAAGACAATTGGAAGAGCAGCAAAGGTTGGTGCGGGAGCAGATCAAATTGGAAAAGACACAAG GTAACAGAAGTAGTAACCCCGATGCTGCAGGACCTGCAAGGCTCAAG ctgaaatggaaatgcaaaaaggaTGACGAGTCAAGAGGAGGATACACAGAAGACGTCCTCCAGAGGCTTCTACACAAG TATGGAGAAGTATTAAACATAGTGGTGTCCAGCAAGAAGAAGGGATCCGCAGTAGTGGAATTTGCTTCTTTTAAAGCTGCT GAACTCGCTGTAAGAAATGAAGCCGGATTGGTCAATAATCCCCTGAAAATCTCTTGGCTTGATGCTCCCCCGCCATCTGCTATACCAGAGACTGTGGGCAAGACGGCTCCAGGCATTTTCAGTAACTCGGCTAAG GACTCTCTGCGCTCAGACCGGGACTATGAGAGTTTAGTGCTGATGAGGATGAGACAAGCGGCCGAGCGTCAGAGACTGATAGAAGAGCTACAGAAAGAGGACGAAGAGGCCGACACGtga
- the ZFYVE19 gene encoding abscission/NoCut checkpoint regulator isoform X1: MDGRCFGCASKFSIFKKECGCKSCGHSFCAGCLAFTAVLPAHGNHKQKVCKKCHDHLNSTTAPKNDPSRWSPPENYKKRMAALEAKQNQQMGVQRGPGAPHTGSRYQGLSPEDRAIAERLEKLKQETKPKATPSTAEIESRIEALRKETQARAPSLQEMEDRLAALQGRAPPSRSTKPQHQPPDTRSQTQKTDDLLTQLKEEVAIDQKWDPESPQEFPSQPMNDLNKADHMDSGTGIFTELDAAQLEKEKDKILREAAAELRDDNTRQEKMLEVAKRLAALQGGDPEKVTMDNIKLPDSDEETEEEAVQRILKQLSEEVTLDDASGYNDLSHQSRSVAQNVKPGKIPPSGLIEPVAQILPDRITAGKVKEPDSDEEELPWCCICNENAAIRCHDCDDDLYCKRCFREGHDEFDRKEHQTSEYRPPRKNKGR; encoded by the exons ATGGACGGAAGGTGCTTTGGTTGTGCCTCCAAATTCTCCATTTTTAAAAAAGAG TGCGGCTGTAAATCCTGTGGACATTCGTTCTGTGCGGGATGTCTGGCGTTCACAGCTGTTTTACCTGCGCACGGTAACCATAAGCAGAAGGTCTGCAAGAAATGTCACGACCATCTCAACAG TACCACAGCGCCGAAGAATGATCCCTCTAGATGGTCCCCACCGGAAAATTACAAGAA GAGAATGGCCGCCTTGGAAGCCAAGCAGAATCAGCAGATGGGGGTACAAAGAGGTCCAGGGGCACCACACACTGGCTCCAGGTACCAGGGCTTGTCACCAGAAGACCGCGCTATCGCAGAACGACTGGAAAAACTCAAGCAGGAAACCAAACCTA AAGCAACCCCTTCCACGGCTGAAATAGAGTCCAGGATAGAGGCGTTACGAAAGGAAACGCAAGCACGTGCCCCGTCCTTGCAAGAAATGGAGGATCGGCTGGCTGCGTTACAAGGGAGGGCTCCGCCATCGAGATCAACCAAGCCG CAGCATCAACCTCCTGATACCAGAAGCCAAACACAGAAAACTGATGACCTGCTCACCCAACTGAAGGAAGAAGTAGCCATAGATCAAAAGTGGGACCCAGAATCTCCGCAAG AGTTCCCTTCTCAGCCAATGAATGACCTGAATAAAGCTGATCATATGGATAGCGGGACGGGAATATTTACTGAATTGGATGCGGCGCAGCTGGAAAAGGAAAAAGACAAGATTTTGAGGGAAGCAGCGGCCGAACTACGAGATGATAACACAAGGCAAGAGAAGATGCTGGAGGTCGCCAAGAGACTGGCAGCGCTACAAGGCGGAGATCCCGAGAAAG TAACTATGGACAACATAAAACTACCTGACAGTGATGAAGAAACGGAAGAGGAAGCGGTACAGAGAATCCTGAAGCAG CTCTCTGAAGAGGTTACCCTGGATGACGCAAGTGGCTATAATGATCTGTCTCATCAAAGCAGAAGTGTCGCCCAAAACGTGAAACCGGGAAAAATACCGCCATCCGGACTAATA GAGCCTGTGGCGCAGATCCTTCCTGATAGGATAACAGCTGGAAAAGTGAAAGAGCCGGATagtgatgaagaggagctgccctgGTGTTGTATCTGTAATGAGAACGCCGCCATACGGTGCCATGACTGTGACGACGATCTGTACTGCAAGAGATGCTTCAG GGAAGGGCACGATGAGTTTGATCGGAAGGAGCATCAGACCTCTGAATATCGCCCTCCTCGGAAAAACAAGGGGCGATAA
- the ZFYVE19 gene encoding abscission/NoCut checkpoint regulator isoform X2, whose product MDGRCFGCASKFSIFKKECGCKSCGHSFCAGCLAFTAVLPAHGNHKQKVCKKCHDHLNSTTAPKNDPSRWSPPENYKKRMAALEAKQNQQMGVQRGPGAPHTGSRYQGLSPEDRAIAERLEKLKQETKPKATPSTAEIESRIEALRKETQARAPSLQEMEDRLAALQGRAPPSRSTKPHQPPDTRSQTQKTDDLLTQLKEEVAIDQKWDPESPQEFPSQPMNDLNKADHMDSGTGIFTELDAAQLEKEKDKILREAAAELRDDNTRQEKMLEVAKRLAALQGGDPEKVTMDNIKLPDSDEETEEEAVQRILKQLSEEVTLDDASGYNDLSHQSRSVAQNVKPGKIPPSGLIEPVAQILPDRITAGKVKEPDSDEEELPWCCICNENAAIRCHDCDDDLYCKRCFREGHDEFDRKEHQTSEYRPPRKNKGR is encoded by the exons ATGGACGGAAGGTGCTTTGGTTGTGCCTCCAAATTCTCCATTTTTAAAAAAGAG TGCGGCTGTAAATCCTGTGGACATTCGTTCTGTGCGGGATGTCTGGCGTTCACAGCTGTTTTACCTGCGCACGGTAACCATAAGCAGAAGGTCTGCAAGAAATGTCACGACCATCTCAACAG TACCACAGCGCCGAAGAATGATCCCTCTAGATGGTCCCCACCGGAAAATTACAAGAA GAGAATGGCCGCCTTGGAAGCCAAGCAGAATCAGCAGATGGGGGTACAAAGAGGTCCAGGGGCACCACACACTGGCTCCAGGTACCAGGGCTTGTCACCAGAAGACCGCGCTATCGCAGAACGACTGGAAAAACTCAAGCAGGAAACCAAACCTA AAGCAACCCCTTCCACGGCTGAAATAGAGTCCAGGATAGAGGCGTTACGAAAGGAAACGCAAGCACGTGCCCCGTCCTTGCAAGAAATGGAGGATCGGCTGGCTGCGTTACAAGGGAGGGCTCCGCCATCGAGATCAACCAAGCCG CATCAACCTCCTGATACCAGAAGCCAAACACAGAAAACTGATGACCTGCTCACCCAACTGAAGGAAGAAGTAGCCATAGATCAAAAGTGGGACCCAGAATCTCCGCAAG AGTTCCCTTCTCAGCCAATGAATGACCTGAATAAAGCTGATCATATGGATAGCGGGACGGGAATATTTACTGAATTGGATGCGGCGCAGCTGGAAAAGGAAAAAGACAAGATTTTGAGGGAAGCAGCGGCCGAACTACGAGATGATAACACAAGGCAAGAGAAGATGCTGGAGGTCGCCAAGAGACTGGCAGCGCTACAAGGCGGAGATCCCGAGAAAG TAACTATGGACAACATAAAACTACCTGACAGTGATGAAGAAACGGAAGAGGAAGCGGTACAGAGAATCCTGAAGCAG CTCTCTGAAGAGGTTACCCTGGATGACGCAAGTGGCTATAATGATCTGTCTCATCAAAGCAGAAGTGTCGCCCAAAACGTGAAACCGGGAAAAATACCGCCATCCGGACTAATA GAGCCTGTGGCGCAGATCCTTCCTGATAGGATAACAGCTGGAAAAGTGAAAGAGCCGGATagtgatgaagaggagctgccctgGTGTTGTATCTGTAATGAGAACGCCGCCATACGGTGCCATGACTGTGACGACGATCTGTACTGCAAGAGATGCTTCAG GGAAGGGCACGATGAGTTTGATCGGAAGGAGCATCAGACCTCTGAATATCGCCCTCCTCGGAAAAACAAGGGGCGATAA